In Nocardioides cavernae, a single genomic region encodes these proteins:
- the menD gene encoding 2-succinyl-5-enolpyruvyl-6-hydroxy-3-cyclohexene-1-carboxylic-acid synthase: MTNPSTELARAVVTALRGAGVREAVIAPGSRNAPLSFALYDAATAGALRLHTRIDERTAGFLALGLAKVGNRPAAVSCTSGTAVANLLPAVVEAAHAGVPMVVVTADRPARLRGSGANQTTDQVGIFGSFAPTLDVVAADLDAILAFVRSHGGNRPVHLNVQLDEPLLPDDGGWGGAAEDPPSWPATPAAPVERLVLEPGPRTVVVAGDDAGPPARVLAEKAGWPLLAEPSSGCRTGDNVVRTYRLLLGGELGQQVERVVVHGHPTLSRPVARLLARDDVEVVSTRHRGRWAERPFAVAHEVDQVDVTGPGDPAWLEAWREADRATSRGLDRFLAAEADLTPYEVAGAVSRALPAGGLLFVGASNPVRDLDLMVARYEVGGRRKVIANRGLAGIDGTISSAIGAALGRPRSTRALALMGDVTFLHDTTGLLLGPREERPDLTIVVVNDDGGSIFATLEQGAPEHADRFDTLFGTPHGVDVASLCAAARVPHLRVTGLPELEQALATPNGGIEVVEARVRRDNRAELDAKIRALVLP, from the coding sequence GTGACCAACCCGTCGACCGAGCTCGCCCGCGCCGTGGTGACCGCGCTCCGCGGCGCCGGCGTGCGTGAGGCGGTCATCGCGCCCGGCTCCCGCAACGCGCCGCTCTCCTTCGCGCTCTACGACGCCGCCACTGCCGGGGCCCTGCGCCTGCACACGCGCATCGACGAGCGGACGGCCGGCTTCCTCGCCCTCGGCCTCGCGAAGGTCGGCAACCGCCCCGCCGCGGTGTCGTGCACCTCGGGCACGGCCGTGGCGAACCTCCTGCCCGCCGTGGTCGAGGCCGCCCACGCCGGTGTGCCGATGGTGGTCGTGACCGCCGACCGGCCTGCGCGACTGCGCGGCTCCGGCGCCAACCAGACCACCGACCAGGTCGGGATCTTCGGCTCCTTCGCCCCGACGCTCGACGTCGTCGCCGCCGATCTCGACGCGATCCTCGCGTTCGTCCGCAGCCACGGGGGCAACCGGCCGGTGCACCTCAACGTGCAGCTCGACGAGCCGCTGCTGCCCGACGACGGGGGCTGGGGGGGCGCCGCCGAGGACCCGCCGTCGTGGCCGGCCACGCCCGCCGCTCCCGTGGAGCGACTGGTCCTCGAGCCCGGGCCCCGCACGGTCGTCGTCGCCGGGGACGACGCCGGTCCGCCCGCCCGCGTCCTCGCCGAGAAGGCCGGCTGGCCGCTCCTCGCCGAGCCGTCCAGCGGCTGTCGCACCGGTGACAACGTGGTGCGCACCTACCGGCTGCTGCTGGGCGGTGAGCTGGGGCAACAGGTCGAGCGGGTGGTGGTCCACGGCCACCCCACGCTGTCGCGCCCGGTCGCGCGCCTGCTCGCCCGCGACGACGTCGAGGTCGTCTCGACCCGCCACCGCGGCAGGTGGGCCGAGCGCCCGTTTGCCGTGGCCCACGAGGTGGACCAGGTCGACGTCACCGGGCCCGGCGACCCGGCCTGGCTCGAGGCCTGGCGCGAGGCGGACCGCGCCACGTCGCGCGGGCTCGACCGGTTCCTCGCCGCCGAGGCCGACCTCACGCCGTACGAGGTGGCCGGGGCGGTCAGTCGTGCCCTGCCTGCCGGCGGGCTGCTGTTCGTCGGCGCCTCCAACCCGGTCCGCGACCTCGACCTGATGGTCGCCCGCTACGAGGTGGGCGGCCGCCGCAAGGTCATAGCCAACCGGGGCCTGGCCGGCATCGACGGCACCATCAGCTCGGCGATCGGCGCGGCGCTGGGCCGGCCGCGGTCCACGCGCGCGCTGGCCCTGATGGGCGACGTGACGTTCCTGCACGACACGACGGGCCTCCTCCTCGGCCCGCGCGAGGAGCGCCCGGACCTGACGATCGTCGTGGTGAACGACGACGGCGGGTCGATCTTCGCGACGCTCGAGCAGGGCGCACCGGAGCACGCCGACCGCTTCGACACCCTCTTCGGCACCCCGCACGGCGTCGACGTCGCCAGCCTGTGCGCGGCCGCCCGGGTGCCGCACCTGCGGGTCACCGGGCTGCCCGAGCTGGAGCAGGCCCTCGCCACCCCCAACGGCGGGATCGAGGTCGTCGAGGCGCGCGTACGACGCGACAACCGCGCCGAGCTGGACGCAAAGATCCGCGCCCTGGTCCTTCCCTGA
- a CDS encoding MBL fold metallo-hydrolase, whose protein sequence is MRITKFGHACVRVQGDGGVVVIDPGVFTDPAALEGADAVLITHEHADHVHPDHLRGSGVPIWTIAAVERLLREQAPEVADRVTVVRPGDRLEVAGTAVEVVGEKHAVIHPDYDRFDNSGYVLESGGASVFHPGDALTPPGREVDVLLAPVSAPWLKVSEAIDFVREVAAPRSLAIHDRVYSDIGLDMVATHMGNLLPAGQAFERREPGRDL, encoded by the coding sequence ATGCGGATCACCAAGTTCGGCCACGCGTGCGTCCGGGTGCAGGGCGACGGCGGTGTCGTCGTCATCGACCCGGGAGTGTTCACCGACCCCGCTGCGCTCGAGGGCGCGGACGCCGTCCTGATCACCCACGAGCACGCCGACCACGTGCATCCCGACCATCTTCGCGGGAGCGGTGTGCCGATCTGGACCATCGCCGCGGTCGAGCGGCTGCTGCGCGAGCAGGCACCCGAGGTCGCCGACCGCGTCACGGTCGTGCGGCCAGGTGACCGGCTCGAGGTCGCCGGCACGGCGGTCGAGGTCGTGGGCGAGAAGCACGCGGTGATCCACCCCGACTACGACCGCTTCGACAACTCCGGCTACGTGCTGGAGTCCGGGGGAGCGAGCGTCTTCCACCCGGGTGACGCGCTGACGCCGCCCGGTCGCGAGGTCGACGTCCTCCTCGCGCCGGTGAGCGCTCCGTGGCTCAAGGTCAGCGAGGCGATCGACTTCGTGCGCGAGGTCGCGGCGCCCCGCTCGCTGGCGATCCACGACCGCGTCTACAGCGACATCGGCCTCGACATGGTCGCCACCCACATGGGCAACCTGCTGCCGGCGGGCCAGGCGTTCGAGCGTCGCGAGCCGGGCCGGGACCTCTGA
- a CDS encoding AMP-binding protein, with protein MPAHESPLVRLERHARNRALEVAVTEVRDGTWTSLTWNELYRRVIDGAAGMIEAGVNPGQVVVIRVATGARQLELELATRVAGAVPLLLPEHLDAAEVGRLLDEVEVRLVVVDDESRLSLLRRAALADAQLFECDDRSWERLRGMGLERRKRQPDLLSWVANARAGASSSPVLGLPREKSQAWLFRPECSGALSDLTGTDVVLLTGEATDRFTTVARDAHLTSGCTLAWVATPDQLEGALTHVRPTHVLLDREAARVLEQLLESATVDGSAWHETPRDVLEAMSAHVAEARQGSRARKLAAEVSALAPWWGDRLRVLVMDARVNRTISGLATTLGFRIGRVAHHPAIRLELSREHAVVAVPAALQVEAASASLPRRGRAGDGLDSAFSLAGSTGS; from the coding sequence GTGCCTGCCCACGAATCTCCTCTCGTCCGGTTGGAGCGCCACGCGCGCAACCGCGCGCTCGAGGTCGCCGTGACGGAGGTGCGCGACGGGACGTGGACCTCGCTGACGTGGAACGAGCTCTACCGGCGGGTGATCGACGGCGCGGCCGGCATGATCGAGGCCGGGGTCAACCCCGGCCAGGTCGTCGTCATCCGGGTCGCGACCGGAGCCCGCCAGCTCGAGCTCGAGCTCGCCACCCGTGTCGCCGGGGCGGTGCCGCTGCTGCTCCCCGAGCACCTCGACGCCGCCGAGGTGGGTCGGCTCCTCGACGAGGTCGAGGTGCGTCTCGTCGTCGTCGACGACGAGAGCCGGCTGTCGCTGCTGCGGCGCGCGGCCCTGGCCGACGCCCAGCTCTTCGAGTGCGACGACCGCTCGTGGGAACGCCTGCGGGGGATGGGGCTCGAGCGGCGCAAGCGCCAGCCCGACCTGCTGTCCTGGGTCGCCAACGCCCGCGCCGGCGCATCGTCCTCGCCGGTGCTGGGACTGCCGCGGGAGAAGAGCCAGGCGTGGCTCTTCCGGCCCGAGTGCTCCGGCGCGCTGTCCGACCTCACCGGCACCGACGTCGTCCTGCTGACCGGCGAGGCGACCGACCGCTTCACGACCGTCGCGCGCGACGCGCACCTGACGTCGGGGTGCACCCTCGCGTGGGTCGCGACGCCCGACCAGCTCGAGGGCGCCCTCACCCACGTCCGACCCACGCACGTGCTGCTCGACCGCGAGGCGGCAAGGGTGCTGGAGCAGCTGCTCGAGTCCGCGACCGTCGACGGCTCCGCGTGGCACGAGACGCCCCGCGACGTGCTCGAGGCCATGTCGGCCCACGTGGCCGAGGCGCGGCAGGGCTCGCGGGCGCGCAAGCTCGCCGCCGAGGTGTCCGCCCTGGCTCCCTGGTGGGGTGACCGGCTGCGGGTGCTCGTGATGGACGCCCGGGTCAACCGCACCATCAGCGGCCTGGCGACGACGCTGGGCTTCCGCATCGGTCGCGTCGCGCACCACCCGGCCATCCGGCTCGAGCTGTCGCGCGAGCACGCCGTGGTCGCCGTGCCTGCAGCACTGCAGGTCGAGGCGGCCTCGGCGTCCCTCCCGCGCCGTGGGCGGGCCGGCGACGGCCTGGACTCCGCCTTCTCGCTCGCCGGCAGCACCGGCTCCTGA
- a CDS encoding isochorismate synthase, with amino-acid sequence MTIPASASTPPLVVRTVPVDLADLPLLDLLPRHEPVSWLRRGEGLVGWGVAARLETSGPTRFSDAVKWWSETVARARVEDQVAEPGTGLVSFGAFAFADEPGESLLVIPQVIVGRRGDRTWLTTVSVEAPTLVPAPAPEPPVGLAFSDGARNGEEWMTVVAEAVRRISAGDLEKVVLARDLIATTDEPLDVRWPLHRLAAQYEMCWTFHVDGLFGATPEMLVRRERGLVTSRVLAGTIRRTGDDERDLALAATLARSSKDLEEHEYAVRSVADALEPHCSSMNVPEAPFVLHLPNVMHLATDVNGVVHDNATSLQLAESLHPSAAVGGTPTTDATRLIAEIEGMPRERYAGPVGWMDASGDGEWGIALRSATVTESGVRLFAGCGIVASSDPEAELAESQAKFVPVRDALGAG; translated from the coding sequence GTGACGATCCCCGCGTCCGCCTCCACCCCGCCGCTCGTCGTGCGCACCGTCCCGGTGGACCTGGCGGATCTCCCCCTCCTCGACCTGCTGCCGCGGCACGAGCCGGTCAGCTGGCTGCGCCGGGGCGAGGGCCTCGTGGGCTGGGGCGTCGCGGCCCGCCTCGAGACGTCCGGACCGACCCGGTTCAGCGACGCCGTGAAGTGGTGGTCCGAGACCGTGGCGCGCGCCCGGGTCGAGGACCAGGTGGCCGAGCCCGGCACGGGCCTGGTCTCGTTCGGGGCCTTCGCGTTCGCCGACGAGCCCGGCGAGTCCCTGCTGGTCATCCCGCAGGTCATCGTGGGCCGCCGCGGCGACCGGACCTGGCTGACCACCGTCTCGGTCGAGGCACCCACGCTGGTCCCCGCCCCTGCCCCCGAGCCGCCCGTCGGCCTCGCGTTCTCCGACGGCGCCCGCAACGGCGAGGAGTGGATGACGGTCGTCGCCGAGGCGGTCCGCCGGATCTCCGCCGGCGACCTGGAGAAGGTCGTGCTCGCCCGCGACCTCATCGCGACCACCGACGAGCCGCTCGACGTCCGCTGGCCGCTGCACCGGCTGGCCGCGCAGTACGAGATGTGCTGGACCTTCCACGTGGACGGCCTGTTCGGCGCCACCCCCGAGATGCTCGTACGCCGCGAGCGCGGCCTGGTGACCTCCCGCGTGCTGGCCGGGACGATCCGGCGTACGGGCGACGACGAGCGCGACCTCGCGCTGGCCGCCACCCTGGCCCGCTCGTCGAAGGACCTCGAGGAGCACGAGTACGCCGTGCGCTCGGTCGCCGACGCCCTCGAGCCGCACTGCTCGTCGATGAACGTGCCGGAGGCGCCGTTCGTCCTCCACCTGCCCAACGTCATGCACCTGGCCACCGACGTCAACGGCGTGGTCCACGACAACGCGACGTCGCTGCAGCTGGCCGAGTCGCTCCACCCCTCGGCAGCGGTCGGGGGCACCCCGACGACCGACGCCACCCGGCTCATCGCCGAGATCGAGGGGATGCCGCGCGAGCGCTACGCCGGCCCCGTCGGCTGGATGGACGCCTCGGGCGACGGTGAGTGGGGCATCGCGCTGCGCTCAGCGACGGTGACCGAGTCGGGGGTGCGGCTCTTCGCCGGCTGCGGCATCGTGGCGAGCTCGGACCCCGAGGCCGAGCTGGCCGAGTCGCAGGCGAAGTTCGTGCCCGTGCGCGACGCGCTCGGCGCCGGCTGA
- a CDS encoding glycoside hydrolase family 16 protein — protein MSARRVLAGSAVALLLPASLLLTVETGSATDSAAKPASTSVTKKAGQKISVEVLPQIVQQGKRTASADSAKGAVTATIKPVKVGRKVVLERLVGTSWKKVGTAKQEKSGDANFKAAVSSGGAAVTYRVTAQKFKGLKKVSSTSADTTQWLTPTFTDEFSGSTLSPVWNMRGQKYEPQSKRKCSKGDPKAVKVGSGALRLSVIKDKSAKGKCKATSRKMKKKISYRLNGHVGTEGGFDFRYGVAAARVKMHKSQGQHSSFWSQPVGGNGPGSDGHEIDIIEYFGDKHPQGGLTSFIHWYKGKRLIKTGSWIKDSKSYLTNKKDGWSKNYHVFSVQWTPRTIIFRIDGKETWRTSARVSKARQYLILSLLASDYEALEMSDKKLPQHMYVDWVRVWETPQP, from the coding sequence ATGTCTGCACGCCGCGTGCTCGCAGGCAGCGCCGTCGCGCTGCTCCTGCCCGCGTCCCTGCTCCTGACGGTCGAGACCGGTTCGGCCACCGACTCCGCGGCCAAGCCCGCGTCGACGTCGGTGACGAAGAAGGCCGGCCAGAAGATCTCGGTGGAGGTGCTCCCGCAGATCGTCCAGCAGGGCAAGCGCACCGCCAGCGCCGACTCCGCCAAGGGCGCCGTCACCGCGACCATCAAGCCGGTCAAGGTCGGCCGCAAGGTCGTCCTCGAGCGCCTGGTCGGCACGTCCTGGAAGAAGGTCGGCACCGCCAAGCAGGAGAAGTCCGGTGACGCCAACTTCAAGGCCGCCGTCTCCAGCGGTGGCGCCGCCGTGACCTACCGCGTCACCGCGCAGAAGTTCAAGGGCCTCAAGAAGGTCTCCAGCACCTCCGCCGACACGACGCAGTGGCTGACCCCGACCTTCACCGACGAGTTCTCCGGCAGCACGCTCAGCCCCGTGTGGAACATGCGCGGCCAGAAGTACGAGCCGCAGAGCAAGCGCAAGTGCTCCAAGGGTGACCCGAAGGCCGTCAAGGTCGGCAGCGGCGCCCTGCGCCTGAGCGTCATCAAGGACAAGTCGGCCAAGGGCAAGTGCAAGGCCACCTCGCGCAAGATGAAGAAGAAGATCTCCTACCGCCTCAACGGCCACGTCGGCACCGAGGGCGGGTTCGACTTCCGCTACGGCGTTGCCGCCGCCCGCGTCAAGATGCACAAGTCGCAGGGCCAGCACTCCAGCTTCTGGTCGCAGCCCGTCGGCGGCAACGGCCCCGGCAGCGACGGCCACGAGATCGACATCATCGAGTACTTCGGTGACAAGCACCCGCAGGGTGGCCTCACCAGCTTCATCCACTGGTACAAGGGCAAGCGCCTGATCAAGACCGGCTCGTGGATCAAGGACTCGAAGTCCTACCTGACCAACAAGAAGGACGGCTGGTCGAAGAACTACCACGTCTTCTCGGTCCAGTGGACGCCGAGGACGATCATCTTCCGCATCGACGGCAAGGAGACCTGGCGCACGTCGGCCCGCGTCTCGAAGGCCCGGCAGTACCTCATCCTGAGCCTGCTCGCCTCCGACTACGAGGCGCTGGAGATGTCGGACAAGAAGCTCCCGCAGCACATGTACGTCGACTGGGTCCGCGTGTGGGAGACCCCGCAGCCCTGA
- a CDS encoding L,D-transpeptidase family protein, which translates to MSRHRALALVLALLCALTTLTGVAATGSASAAAPSASSSRADFAPMQLGDRGWRVRVLQSRLHQLGLHSEVVTNSFDRETRDGVATVQRRRGWTADGVVDERTWLKIVSLTTQPTTEALHNVYAPGKPLLQQGDAGMWVRQVQARLKQVRWYDARVTGRYTQATVKAVEGFQAKRRIPVTGAVDRRTLTRLKEMTREPTKAELFNVVPSGPALDPRCLTGRAMCVDKTSNSLRWVVDGAVLETVEVRFGSDELPTREGAFTVFRKSRDHVSSLYDTPMPFAMFFSGGQAVHYSPDFAANGYNGASHGCVNVRDRAVVAWLFDRVRLGDKVIVYRS; encoded by the coding sequence ATGTCACGCCACCGCGCACTCGCGCTCGTCCTTGCTCTGCTCTGCGCCCTGACCACCCTCACGGGCGTCGCCGCGACCGGCTCCGCGTCCGCCGCCGCGCCGTCCGCGTCGAGCTCACGCGCCGACTTCGCCCCGATGCAGCTCGGCGACCGGGGCTGGCGGGTTCGGGTGCTGCAGAGCCGGCTGCACCAGCTCGGCCTCCACTCCGAGGTCGTGACCAACAGCTTCGACCGCGAGACCCGCGACGGCGTCGCCACCGTCCAGCGTCGGCGTGGCTGGACCGCCGACGGCGTCGTGGACGAGCGCACGTGGCTCAAGATCGTCAGCCTGACGACCCAGCCGACGACCGAGGCGCTGCACAACGTCTACGCGCCCGGCAAGCCGCTGCTGCAGCAGGGCGACGCCGGCATGTGGGTGCGCCAGGTGCAGGCCCGGCTCAAGCAGGTCCGCTGGTACGACGCCCGGGTGACCGGGCGCTACACGCAGGCGACCGTGAAGGCGGTGGAGGGGTTCCAGGCCAAGCGCCGGATCCCGGTGACCGGTGCGGTCGACCGGCGCACCCTCACGCGGCTCAAGGAGATGACCCGCGAGCCGACCAAGGCCGAGCTCTTCAACGTCGTGCCCTCCGGCCCCGCCCTCGACCCGCGCTGCCTCACGGGCCGGGCGATGTGCGTCGACAAGACGTCGAACTCGCTGCGCTGGGTCGTCGACGGCGCGGTGCTGGAGACCGTCGAGGTGCGCTTCGGGTCCGACGAGCTGCCCACCCGCGAAGGGGCGTTCACGGTGTTCCGCAAGTCGCGCGACCACGTCTCGAGCCTCTACGACACCCCGATGCCGTTCGCGATGTTCTTCTCGGGCGGCCAGGCCGTGCACTACTCCCCCGACTTCGCGGCCAACGGCTACAACGGGGCGTCCCACGGCTGCGTCAACGTGCGCGACCGCGCGGTCGTGGCCTGGCTGTTCGACCGGGTCAGGCTCGGCGACAAGGTGATCGTCTACCGCTCCTGA